The following DNA comes from Mycobacterium sp. MS1601.
AACCGTGTACTCGGCCGGGGCGGCGTGGCGCTTGGACACAAAATCACGAACCCCGCGGACCTGGGTGCCGGGCTCGCCGTCACCATGCGTGGGAACCGAAACGCAGCCCGTCACGTAGTCGTAGCCGCTGCGGTCGAGGTAGGCGAGGATGCCGGCCCACATCAGCAGCACCACTGCGCCGTTGCGGTGATCGCCACGCACCACGGCACGACCCATCTCGACCAGCGAAGGCCGCAGCGAGTCCAGCGCGGCGACATCGAATTCCGTTGCGGTGTAGAGACCTCCGGCGGCAATGGCTCCCGGCGGTGGCAGCATCCGGTAGCAGCCCACCAGTTCGCCGGAGTTGTCCTCGCGCACCAGCAGGTGGTCACAGTGCTGGTCGAAGCTGTCGGCATCTTTGCCGTCGATGCAATCGGTCAGCGCGAAGCCGGGTTCGGAGGTGAACACGTCGTGGCGCAGCCGTTGGGCGGCCTCGATCAGATCGGCATCGGTGGACAGCAGAAGTGTGTAGCGCGGGGTGTCCGCTGAGGTGCCAGGTTGATCAGCGGGGATCAGCACCGAAGCGGATCTCATGAGCGATCGGTTCCCGCGCTCGTACCTCGCACGCTCACTAGTCGCTGGACGCTCATGAGCGCTACGGTCGCTGAGCCAACCGGCGCCACGGCAATCAGTGCGTGACGTGTCCGTGCACGCTGGGTGACGAGTTGTCGCCGCGACTACCCCAGCCAGTCAGCGAAGCGCTGCCCCATCAAGCCCGCGTCGCCGGCTGTGACCAGGCTGTTCGCGTCAACTCGGGCGCCGAAGTAGCTGGCGGCGGGGTCCACGAGCACGGGCAGGTCCCGGCCCTGGGCGGTCAGTACCAGGCGGGCCATCTCGGCGAAAGTGATCGTGTCAGGACCGCCGATGTTCACCACCCCGTTCAGCGGCTGCGCGACAGCAGCCTCGGCCACTCTGGCGGCGACGGCGGCCGAGGCGATGGGCTGGATCCGGGCATCCGGTGCGCGGACCTCGCCGTCGATGATCAACCCCTCTGTGATCATCGCGGTGAATTCGTGGAACTGGGTGGCCCGGACGATCGTGTAGGGCATCCCGGATTCGACGATCACGTTCTCCTGCACCACCTTTGCCCGCATGTAGCCACTGTCCGGCAGGCGGTCCACCCCCACGATGGACAGTGCGACGTAGTGGGCGATGCCCGCTCGGCGGGCCGCCGCCACCAGTACAGCGGTCGAGGTGGAGAAGAAGTCCAGTACCGGGCCGTCCTCGAAGGACGGTGAATTCAACACGTCGACAAGCACTTCGGCGCCGGCCAGCGCCTCGTCGACACCGGATCCGGTGAGCACGTCGACCCCCGAGGCCCGTGACACGGCGGCCACCGTGTGCCCGCCTGCCTCCAGCAGTGCCACCACCTGGGTGCCGATCAGCCCGGTGGCGCCGACAACAGCAATTCTGGTCACTTGCCGAACACCTTTCGCAGTGTGTGGACGGCGAACTCCACGGCGGCGGTGGCCGCTGCTGTTTCCCGCAGCGGGTTGAGCATCATGAAATCATGCAAGATGTCGTTGACCCGCAGGCTCGTTACCCGCACCCCGGCGGCGAGCAGCCTGCGGGCGTAGGCCTCCCCCTCGTCGCGCAGTACGTCGTTTTCGTCGACAATCACCAACGCCTCTGGCAGACCTGACAATTCGTCGAGCGTCGCACGCAGAGGAGATGCGGTGATCTCGGCGCGTAGGGCCACATCGGGTAGGTAGCAGTCCCAGAACCACGCCATCGCCCTGGCGGTGAGGAAGGGGCCGTCGGCGAACTCGCGGTAGCTGTCGGTGTCCTGGCCGGCGTCGGTCACCGGGTAGTACAGCGACTGGTGCAGGAACGTCACATCCCCGCGCTGTTTGGCCATCAGCGCTACCGCGGCAGTCATGTTGCCGCCCACCGAGTCTCCGGCGACCACCAACCGGGTGGCGTCGAGGCCCTCGCCTGCACCGTCACGGGTGATCCACTGCGCGGTGGCGTAGGCCTGTTCGATGGCCACTGGGTACTGCGCCTCGGGTGAGCGGTCGTACTCGACGAACACCACGGCGGCGTGTGCCCCGACAGCCAGTTCCCTGACCAGCCTGTCGTGGGTGGCCGCGTTGCCCAGCACCCAACCACCGCCGTGGATGTACAGCACCACCGGCAGCGCCTCGGCAGCCCCGGCCGGTGTGACCAGCCGCACCGCGACGTCACCGTGATCGCAGGCCACGGTCAACCACTTCTCGTCGACATCGGGCATGACCACGGGTGCCGCTTGCACGTCGTCGAGCACCTTGCGCGCGCCGTCGGGTCCCAGTTCGTAGAGGAACGGCGGTCTCGACGTGGCCGCGGCGAAGGCCTGGGCCGCGGGTTCCAGCTGATGTTCGGTCACGCCCGCAACACTGGCACCGCCGGCAGCCGGAGTGCACCCCGGAAACCCCGTAGTCGCGTCACCGCCAGGGAGTTCCGCGTAGTTCACGCCGCGAGCGGATGCCGAGTTTCGCGAACACCTTGCGCAGGTGCCACTCCACGGTGTGCGCACTGATGAACAGCTGCGCACCGATTTCGACATTCGTCATCCCCGAGGCCGCCAGCCCCGCGATCTGGTCTTCCTGCGGGGTCAGGGCATCCCCGGTGCGGGTCGGTCGGCGGGTGGTCTTCTCCCCCGTCGCCAACAGCTCGCGACGAGCGCGGTCGGCGAAGGCGTCGGCGCCGAATCCACTGAACATCTGGTGGGCGCGCCGCAATTCGGCACGGGCATCGGCACGGCGGTTCTCTCGGCGCAGCCATTCGCCGTAGAGCAGGTGGGTACGCGCCTGCAGCACCGCGATCCGGGTCCGGCTCAGATGGTCGATGGCGTTGTTGTAGAGGGCTTCGGCCCGGCTGCCGGAGGCCAGCAGAGCCTGGTTGCGGGCGCGCAGTCCCCGAGCCCATTCGGTGGGACTGTCGGCGGCCCGCTCCTCGAACCGCTGCGCGGCATCGTGGGCGGCGCTGGTCTGACCTGCCCGCACCGCCGCCTCCACCAGCTCGACCAGGGTGAAGCCGTGCAACCCGGCGTCGTCGTATTCGCAGGCCTGCTGGGCTTCCTGCAATGCCACCTGATAGCGACCCAGGCCGTTGAACAGGACGGCGCAGGTGTAGCCGGTCAGCCCCTGGACTCTGCCTTCGCCACGAGCGGCACCGTCGCGTCGAGCGGCCTGGACCAGCTCGGCGGTCAGTCGCTCGTCACCGGTCCAGGCCGCCAGGGCCAGCTCGAAGTACCGCACCGGGCGGTGCCCGGTCGCGGAGGTGATCTCAGCAGCCTCGGCTATCAACGACCGGGCGGATGCGAAATCACCTGTCTGCATGAGCATTCCGGCGCGACTCACCAGCGCCGAGGGCAGCACCGCCAGCGCGCCGGCGTCGGTGGCGACGCGCACGGCAACGGCGGACAGGCGGTCCCACGCATCGTCGTCCCAGAGGTCGTGGACCACCACCTCATAGGCCAGCGGAAAGGCCTGCCAGAACCAGGTTTGCGGTGTCAGCGCGTCCACGGCGGCCCTCATGTGCTGTTGTGCTGCCGCACAGCCGTCGGTGTGCCGAACGGCCAGCGCTGCGGTCATCAGGTCGATCGGGCGAGGAGGCACCGGCACCGCCGATCTCGCCGCAGCCGTCGCGCAGGCCAGTACCAGTCCGGAGCCGCCGTGCCTGCCGACGTACATCGCGGCCGTCATCGCGTCGAGATGAGCCTCCTGCGCCAGCTGAGGATCCAATGCGTCCATTCGAATCGCGTTCTCGGCGAAGGCATTTGCCGCCTCACGCAACAGCGGCGCACTGCCGGTACCGCGGCTTCGGGCGAATGCCAGTGCTGCGCGCAGACGCTCGAGCCGAGCCTGTGACACGGCGTCCAGCGGGCTCAGCTCCGCCACCGCCAACAGTTCGCCGGCAGCCTCGGGAGCGGCCGCGGCCGCCTTGGCCTCCGCGGCGGCGATGGCGCGAGTTCCGCGAAGCGCGGGATCGAGTGTCAGCTCGGCAGCCCTGGCCAGGAACGCGGCCTCGGCGGCGGTTCCGCCCCGCAGGTGCGCCCGGTCGGCCGAGGCCACCAGTTCAGCCGCCACCGACTCGTCGGGCATCGTCGCCGCGTGCGCACGGTGCCAGGCCCGCCGGTCCGGGTCCAGGTGGCTATCGGAGGCATCGGCAAGTGCGCGGTGCGCGGCCACTCGAACGTCAGCGGGCGCCGTCCGATAGGCGGCCGCCCGCACCAGCGGGTGCCGGAATCGCACGCGGGTGCCCACCTCGATCAGCCCTGCCGCGGCGGCAGGCACCACGCTGTCGGATTCCAGGCCCAGCAGCTCGGCGGCGCGGAGCAACAGCATCGGGTCACCGACGGGTTCGGCCGCCGCCAGGGCCAGGACCTGCCGGGTGTCGTCGGGCAGCTTGTTGATGCGGGCGGCGAAGCGCTCTTCGATCTGCCCGGCAATGGGGCGCGCGTCAGGCCGGTAGTAGCCGCCGGCCAGTTCAGCGGTATTCAGGTCCCTGGGTAACTCCAACAGCGCCAAGGGATTTCCCTGTGCTTCGGCGACCAGCTGATCACGCACCCGGCGATCGATGCGACCCAGCATGGCCGAGTCCAGCAATGCATCTGCGTCCACGTCGGACAGCCCGCGAACCGCCAGTTGCGGTAGTCCGGCCAGCTCGGTCACCGGCTCGCGTCGCGCAAACACCAGGGCCACCGACTCGGCCAGGAGTCGTCGAGCCACAAAGCTCAGCGTCTGTGCGGACACGCCGTCAAGCCATTGCGCATCGTCCACCACACACAGCACCGGAGCGGTGGCCGAGGCAGCGGCCAGCAGGCCCAGCACCGCAAGACCCACCAGGAAGCGGTCGGGCACCGGCCCGGCCTTGAGGCCGAAGGCCGTTTCCAGCGCCCCCGCCTGCGGTTCGGGAAGGCCGTCGAGGAGCCCCAGCAGCGGTGCACACAGTTGTTGCAGACCGGCGTAGGCCAGCTCCATGTCCGATTCCACTCCGGAGGTACGGATGACCGTGAAACCCTCGGCGGCGTCGACGGCATGGTCCAGCAGCGCCGATTTTCCGATCCCGGGCTCACCGACCAGGACGAGCACCCGGCTGCGCCCCGTCCGCGCCCCGGCGAGCAACTCGTCCAGGGCGCGACACTCGGCGACGCGCCCGGTCAGCCGTTGTCTGTTCGCCATCTCTGTTCAAGACTTACACAACAAAGCCCCGGCGCAACCAGTGCGCCGGGGCTTTGAATGTAGCTACCGAAGGTCAGCCCTTGCGCTTCTTGATGGCCTCGGTGAGCTGCGGGGTGACGTTGAACAGGTCACCGACGACGCCCAGGTCGGCGATCTCGAAGATCGGCGCCTCCTCGTCCTTGTTGACGGCGATGATCGTCTTCGACGTCTGCATGCCGGCCCGGTGCTGGATGGCCCCGGAGATGCCGAGGGCGATGTACAGCTGGGGGGAGACCGTCTTGCCGGTCTGACCCACCTGGAACTGCCCCGGGTAGTAACCGGAGTCCACGGCCGCGCGCGACGCACCGACGGCACCACCGAGCGAATCCGCCAGCTCCTCCACGACGCCGAACTTCTCGGCGCTGCCCACACCACGGCCACCGGCCACCACGACGGAGGCCTCGGTGAGTTCCGGGCGATCGCCGGCGACGACGGGTTCGCGGGCGGTGATCTTGGTGGCGTTCTCGGCGGCGGCAGGCACCTCCACGGTGACCTGCTCACCGGCGCCCGCGACGGGCTCGGCGTCCACCGAACCCGGGCGAAGGGTGATCACCGGGGTGTCGCTGGTGACCTCGGCCTCGACGGTGAACGCGCCACCGAAGATGGAGTGGATGCCCTTGGCACCCTCCTTGACCTCGATCACGTCCACCAGCAGACCGGAGCCGATGCGCGCGGCCAGTCGACCGGCGATCTCCTTGCCGTCGGCGTTGGCGGCCACCAGCACGCCGGCCGGGGTGACCTCTTCGACCAGGGCGGCCAGCACGTCCACGTAAGGCGTGATGAGCACCTTGTCCACCTCGTCGGATTCGGCGACGTAGATCTTGGCGGCACCGGCGGCCTTGAGGTCGTCGGCCAGTTTGGCGGCGGTGCCGGGGGCGGCCACCACAACGGCGGACGGCTCACCCAGGACGCGCGCGGCGGTGATCAGTTCGGAGGTGACCTTCTTGACGGCACCATCAGCGTGCTCGACGAGCACAAGTACTTCAGCCATGAGTTTCTTCAGCCTCTATGTGTCTCGGAAGTGGTGTCTAGATGAGTTTCTGAGCGACCAGGTACTCGGCGATCTTGGAACCGCCCTCACCCTCGTCGGTGACCTTCTCGCCCGCGGTCTTGGGCGGCTTCGGCGCGGCCGAGAGCACCCTGGATCCGGCGTTGGCGACGCCCACCTCGTCGGCCTCCACACCGATCTCGGCGAGGGTCAGCGTGGTGACTTCCTTCTTCTTGGCGGCCATGATGCCCTTGAAGGACGGGAAGCGCGGCTCGTTGATCTTCTCGTTGACGCTCACGATCGCAGGCAGCGTGGCCTCGAGGGTGAACACACCGTCGTCGGTCTCACGCTCGCCGGTGATCTTGTCGCCGTCCACGGTCAGCTTGCGCACGTGCGTGAGCTGCGGCAGGCCCAGGTACTCGGCGATGATGGCAGGCACTGCGCCGCCCACACCGTCGGTGGCTTCGTTACCGGCGATGACGAGCTCGACGCCCTCGACAGTGCCCAGCGCGCGCGCCAGCGCCCACGCGGTCTGCACCACGTCCGAGCCGTGCAGGCCGTCGTCCTTGAGGTGCACGGCCTTGTCGGCACCCATGGACAGTGCCTTGCGGATGGCCTCGGTGGCACGCTCGGGGCCGGCGGTCAGAACCGTGACTGAACTGTCGCCGCCTTCCTTCTCCTTGATCAGCAGCGCTTCCTCGACGGCGCGCTCGTTGATCTCGTCGAGGACCGCATCGGCGGCCTCCCGGTCGAGCGTCCAGTCACCCTCGGACAGCTTGCGCTCCGACCAGGTGTCAGGGACCTGTTTGATCAGGACCACGATGTTCGTCATGACTCTGTTTCGTCCTCCTTGACGGGCCTCCGGCCGTTGAAACGACCGAGAGGAGCCTCTTGCCTACAGCCAGGGTTCGTCCCACCCGCAATGTTACTACTCAGTAACTTATGGTGGTCCGCTCGTTCACCATAGCGGGTCGTCCTGCAGGTTCTTACCCCCATCACCCGCCCGTACACCGCGAAGGCTAGGGATCGAGTGAGCTTCGGGTTAGCCTGCCTTCCAATGAGCTCCTTTGTCACCGACGGCGCCGGTCGTAACGCCGCAACTGGAACAGGTTCCACACCGGACGCCGGGCTGGCGCTGACCGGGGAACGGACCGTGCCCGGTCTCGATATCGAGAACTACTGGTTTCGCCGACACGAGGTGGTGTACCAGCGACTGACCAACCGGTGCGTAGGCCGTGACGTGCTGGAAGCCGGGTTTGGTGAGGGCTACGGCGCCGACCTGTTGGCCGGCGTCGCACGCTCGGTCATCGGCGTCGACTACGACGAATCCGCCGTCACCCACGTGCGGGCCCGCTATCCGCGCGTCCAGGCCCTGCAGGGCAATCTCGCCGCGCTGCCACTGGCCGACGCCTCGGTCGACGTTGTGGTGAATTTCCAGGTGATTGAGCATTTGTGGGATCAGTCACAGTTTGTCGGGGAATGCTCGCGCGTGTTGCGCCCGGGCGGGCTGCTGCTGATGTCGACGCCCAACCGCATCACCTTCTCCCCCGGACGCGACACCCCCATCAACCCCTTCCACACCCGTGAGCTCGATGCCGCCGAACTGACCGAGCTGCTGGTCAGCGGTGGATTCGAGATGGAAGCGATGCACGGGGTATTCCATGGCTCCCGGTTGCGCGAGCTGGACGCCAAGCACGGCGGGTCGATCATCGACGCCCAGATCGAGCGGGCACTTGCGGATGCGCCCTGGCCCGCCGAGCTGCTGGCCGACGTCGCCGACGTCGCCGCCGACGATTTCGACCTTCTCGACGCCCGGGAGTGCGACATTGACGCCAGCTTGGACCTGGTGGCGATCGCGGTACGCCGGTGAGTGAGACCCCGGGGATGTTCACCCTCGTCCTGCACACCCATCTGCCGTGGCTGGCGCACCACGGCAGATGGCCGGTCGGCGAGGAGTGGCTCTACCAGTCCTGGGCGGCGTCCTACCTGCCGCTGTTGCGGGTGCTGCGGACACTGGCCGACGAAGGTCGCCACGGTCTGCTGACCCTGGGCCTGACGCCGGTGGTCACTGCCCAGCTGGATGACCCTTACTGCCTGGACGGCATGCACCGCTGGTTGGCGAACTGGCGCCTGCGGGGCCTGGAGGCCACCACCCTGCGTGATCGGGAAGGGCTGCGCGCCTTCGGTTTCCGTGAACACGCCGAGGCCGACCGAGCGCTGGGCGACTTCGAGACCCACTGGCGACACGGTGCGGCGCCCGCGCTGCGCGGTCTGATCGACGCCGGCACGGTGGAACTGCTGGGCGGCCCCCTGGCACATCCGTTCCAGCCGTTGCTGGCGCCGCGGTTGCGTGAGTTCGCGCTGCGGGAAGGACTGGCCGACGCACAGGCACGCTTCGCGCACACACCGGCCGGGATCTGGGCACCGGAATGCGCCTACGCCCCCGGCATGGAAGAGCTTTACAGCGCAGCTGGCGTCGGCCACTTCATGGTGGACGGGCCGTCGCTGCACGGCGACACGGCGCTGGGGCGCCCGGTCGCCGGCTCGGACGTCATCGCCTTCGGCAGAGACCTGCACGTCAGCTACCGCGTGTGGTCCCCCAGGTCGGGCTATCCCGGCCACGCCGCCTACCGCGACTTCCACACCTTCGACCACACCACCGGCCTCAAGCCGGCCCGGGTCACGGGCCGCAATGTGCCCTCCGAAGAGAAGGCGCCCTACGACCCGGAACGCGCCGACGCCGCGGTGGACGATCACGTCGCCGACTTCGTCGACATCGTGCGCCGCAGGCTGATCAGCGAGACCGAGCGCATCGGGCGCCCCGCCCACGTCATCGCCGCCTTCGACACCGAGCTGTTCGGGCACTGGTGGTACGAGGGTCCGCAGTGGCTCGAACGGGTGTTGCGGGCCCTGCCGCAAGCAGGAGTGCGGGTCGGCACCCTGGCCCAGGCCGCGGCCGACGGATTCGTCGGCGAACCTGTCGAATTGCCGCCCAGCTCATGGGGTTCGGGCAAGGACTGGCAGGTCTGGGCCGGCGAACAGGTGGCCGATCTCGTCCAGCTGAACGCCGAGGTTGTCGATACCGCCCTGGCGACCGTGGACAAAGCACTGGAACAGGCCTGCGCGCCCGGGGTACGCCCCGCCCGCGACGTGGTGGCCGACCAGATTCTGCGTGAGACCCTGCTGACGATCTCCAGCGACTGGCCGTTCATGGTGAGCAAGGACTCTGCGGCCGACTACGCCCGCTATCGCGCCCACCTGCACGCCCATGCCACCCGTGAGATCGCAGACGCGCTGGCATCCGGGCGCCGTGACGCCGCAACCCGGTTGGCGCAGAACTGGAATCGCGCCGACGGATTGTTCGGCGCCCTCGATGCACGACGACTTCCGGGACGGGTGCCGTGAGGATCCTGATGGTGTCCTGGGAGTACCCGCCGGTGGTCATCGGCGGGCTGGGACGTCACGTCCACAACCTGGCGACCGAACTGGTGGCCGCAGGCCATGAGGTGGTGGTGCTCAGCCGCAGGCCCACCGGAACGGATCCCAGCACGCATCCCAGCACCGACGAGACCGTCGAGGGGGTGCGGGTGGTGGCAGCGGCGCAGGACCCGCACGAATTCACCTTCGCCACCGACATGATGGCCTGGACTCTGGCCATGGGCCACGCGATGCTGCGGGCAGGCCTGGCTCTGGGCGACTGGCGCCCGGATGTCGTGCACGCCCATGACTGGCTGGTCGCCCACCCGGCAATCGCGCTGGCCCAGTTCTTCGATGTGCCACTGGTTTCCACCATCCATGCCACCGAGGCGGGCAGGCACTCGGGCTGGGTGTCGGGGCCGCTCAACAAGCAGGTGCATGCCATCGAATCCTGGCTGGTCCGCGATTCCGATTCGCTGATCACGTGCTCGGCGTCGATGCACGACGAGATCACCGACCTGTTCGGCCCCGAATTGGCCGATGTCAGGGTTATCCCCAACGGCATCGATACCGCGGGGTGGCCTTTCGCGCGTCGCACCGACAGCGGGACACCGGCTGAACTGCTGTACTTCGGCCGCCTCGAGTACGAGAAAGGGGTGCACGACGCGATCGCCGCTCTGCCGCGGATCCGTCGCACCCACCCCGGAACCACCCTCACCATCGCCGGCGAAGGCACCCAGCAGGACTGGCTGGTGGAACAGGCCCGCAAACACAAGGTGCTCAAGGCGATCAGTTTTGTCGGTCACGTGGACCATTCCGGACTGCTGGGCCTGCTGCACCGGGCCACCGCGGTACTTCTGCCCAGCCACTACGAACCGTTCGGGATCGTCGCACTGGAGGCGGCCGCCGCGGGCGCTCCGCTGGTGACCTCCAACGTGGGAGGCCTCGGTGAAGCGGTGATCGACGGCCAGACCGGAGTGTCGTTCCCGCCGCGGAACATCGCCGCACTGGCCGCCGCGGTGCGTACCGTTCTTGACGACCCGGCAGCCGCCCAGCGCCACGCCACCGCCGCCCGCAATCGGCTGACGTCTGACTTCTCTTGGCAGACAGTGGCTTCGGAGACCTCCCAGGTGTACCTGGCCGCCAAGCGCCGAGAGCGTGAACCGCACGCCCGCCGTCCGGTGGTGCAGCGACCGCTGCCGGGACGCTAGAGCAGTACCACCACCGACACCAGGATCAACACCAGTACCGCTGCCGTGACCACCACCACCTCGGTACGCGGTGTCAGTGTGGCGGGCAGTGGGTGGCGGGCCAGGGTCTTTTGGCGGCGCAGCCCGATGCCGTAGGTGAGCAACGCGACCAACATTGCGATTCCCGCGGCCACCAGACCGGGGCCCGCGCGGTGGTCGGCGATGTCGTGCAACATCAAGATGACACCATTGAGCAGCACCGCGAACGACGTCCGCGTCCAGGCCAGCGAAGTGCGCTGGGCCTGTAATCCCGGGTCGGGCGGCGCCGTCACGCGGTGAGCGCCCTGACCACGACAGCGCCGATCACCAGGACCCCGATCACCGTCAGCCCGATGGCGAGATAGGCGGGTGTCGGGTGCCGTGGCAACACGGTGCCCCGGCGCATCGCCCGGTCCACCTGCCGCCACCGCCACAGCCCGATCGCCGCGGTCAGTGCCGCCAGCGCAGCCAAGACGACCCCGACGAGGTAGCGAGCACCCGGCAGCGCCGCCTCGCTGACGAATTGGATGGCGGCCACGGATCCGGCCAAGAGCCCGAGTGCGGTGCGCTGCCACGCCAGGAAAGTGCGCTCGTTGGCCAGCGTGAACCGGTAGTCGGGCTCGGTTTCGCTCTCCTCGACGCCCATCGGGGTCAGCGAGCGGCTTTTTTACGCTCGATATCGGCCAGGGCGGCAGCCAGTTCGGCCCGCTGGGCCGCCGAGGTGTCCCACGCCAGCTTGCGGTTCTTCACCACCTTCGCCGGAGCACCGACAGCGATCGAATGGTCCGGGATCACACCCTTGACCACGGCGTGAGCTCCGAGCACGCAGCCACGGCCCACCGACGTGTCGCGCAGGACGGTCACCTTGGCCGCCACCCAGGTGTCCGGGCCGATGCGCACCGGCCCCTTCACGATTCCCTGGTCCTTGATGGGCACGTTGATGTCATCCATCCGGTGATCGAAATCGCAGACGTAACACCAGTCGGCCATCAGCACCGAGTCGCCGAGCTCGATGTCGAGGTAAGTGTTGATGACGTTGTCGCGGCCGAGGACCACCTTGTCGCCGATGCGCAGCGATCCCTCGTGGCAACGGATGGTGTTCTTGTCGCCGATGTGCACCCAGCGGCCGATCTCCATCTGCGACATCTCCGGGGTGGCCTGGATCTCCACACCTTTGCCCAGAAACACCATGCCCCGGGTGATGATGTGCGGGTTGGCCAGCTTGAACTTCAGCAGACGCCAGTAGCGCACCAAGTACCAGGGTGTGTAGGCGCGATTTGTCAGCACCCACCGCAGCGACTCCCGGGTCAGAAACCGGGCCTGACGTGGGTCGCGCAGCCGGGACCCACGCCAGCGCTTGTGCAGGGGCGCTCCCCACATCGTCGTCATGGGCGGAAAGCCTACGCGAGGCCGTCAGCGACTCGGGTTACCCTCGGTGGGCTTTCGGCATCGGCTGCAGAAGGGAACTGATCGGGTGCACCGGCGATTCGCGGCGCTGGCGGTAGCGCTGTTCGGCGTCGTGCCGCTGGTGCTCGCCACGGGCTGCAGCGACGACGGGTGGGTCCAGGCGGACCCGTCACCGGGCTGGTCCGCGCAGTACGGCGATGCGGCCAACAGCAGCTATGTCGCTGCCCAGGGCCCGTCGGAGCTGACATTCGACTGGACCCGGTCGGTCAAGGGTGAACTGGGTGCGGCAGTGGCACTCAACGGTGACAGCGACCTGGCGGCCAACGCGCAGACCACTGCCGGCTGTTCGCTGATGACGTGGGAGAGCGACAAC
Coding sequences within:
- a CDS encoding GNAT family N-acetyltransferase, with translation MRSASVLIPADQPGTSADTPRYTLLLSTDADLIEAAQRLRHDVFTSEPGFALTDCIDGKDADSFDQHCDHLLVREDNSGELVGCYRMLPPPGAIAAGGLYTATEFDVAALDSLRPSLVEMGRAVVRGDHRNGAVVLLMWAGILAYLDRSGYDYVTGCVSVPTHGDGEPGTQVRGVRDFVSKRHAAPAEYTVTPYRPVILDGRTLDDITAPARPTVPPLMRGYLRLGARVCGEPAHDPDFGVGDFPALLDKRNADVRYLKRLRSVSAAEGAVS
- a CDS encoding SDR family oxidoreductase is translated as MTRIAVVGATGLIGTQVVALLEAGGHTVAAVSRASGVDVLTGSGVDEALAGAEVLVDVLNSPSFEDGPVLDFFSTSTAVLVAAARRAGIAHYVALSIVGVDRLPDSGYMRAKVVQENVIVESGMPYTIVRATQFHEFTAMITEGLIIDGEVRAPDARIQPIASAAVAARVAEAAVAQPLNGVVNIGGPDTITFAEMARLVLTAQGRDLPVLVDPAASYFGARVDANSLVTAGDAGLMGQRFADWLG
- a CDS encoding alpha/beta hydrolase → MTEHQLEPAAQAFAAATSRPPFLYELGPDGARKVLDDVQAAPVVMPDVDEKWLTVACDHGDVAVRLVTPAGAAEALPVVLYIHGGGWVLGNAATHDRLVRELAVGAHAAVVFVEYDRSPEAQYPVAIEQAYATAQWITRDGAGEGLDATRLVVAGDSVGGNMTAAVALMAKQRGDVTFLHQSLYYPVTDAGQDTDSYREFADGPFLTARAMAWFWDCYLPDVALRAEITASPLRATLDELSGLPEALVIVDENDVLRDEGEAYARRLLAAGVRVTSLRVNDILHDFMMLNPLRETAAATAAVEFAVHTLRKVFGK
- a CDS encoding helix-turn-helix transcriptional regulator, which translates into the protein MANRQRLTGRVAECRALDELLAGARTGRSRVLVLVGEPGIGKSALLDHAVDAAEGFTVIRTSGVESDMELAYAGLQQLCAPLLGLLDGLPEPQAGALETAFGLKAGPVPDRFLVGLAVLGLLAAASATAPVLCVVDDAQWLDGVSAQTLSFVARRLLAESVALVFARREPVTELAGLPQLAVRGLSDVDADALLDSAMLGRIDRRVRDQLVAEAQGNPLALLELPRDLNTAELAGGYYRPDARPIAGQIEERFAARINKLPDDTRQVLALAAAEPVGDPMLLLRAAELLGLESDSVVPAAAAGLIEVGTRVRFRHPLVRAAAYRTAPADVRVAAHRALADASDSHLDPDRRAWHRAHAATMPDESVAAELVASADRAHLRGGTAAEAAFLARAAELTLDPALRGTRAIAAAEAKAAAAAPEAAGELLAVAELSPLDAVSQARLERLRAALAFARSRGTGSAPLLREAANAFAENAIRMDALDPQLAQEAHLDAMTAAMYVGRHGGSGLVLACATAAARSAVPVPPRPIDLMTAALAVRHTDGCAAAQQHMRAAVDALTPQTWFWQAFPLAYEVVVHDLWDDDAWDRLSAVAVRVATDAGALAVLPSALVSRAGMLMQTGDFASARSLIAEAAEITSATGHRPVRYFELALAAWTGDERLTAELVQAARRDGAARGEGRVQGLTGYTCAVLFNGLGRYQVALQEAQQACEYDDAGLHGFTLVELVEAAVRAGQTSAAHDAAQRFEERAADSPTEWARGLRARNQALLASGSRAEALYNNAIDHLSRTRIAVLQARTHLLYGEWLRRENRRADARAELRRAHQMFSGFGADAFADRARRELLATGEKTTRRPTRTGDALTPQEDQIAGLAASGMTNVEIGAQLFISAHTVEWHLRKVFAKLGIRSRRELRGTPWR
- a CDS encoding electron transfer flavoprotein subunit alpha/FixB family protein is translated as MAEVLVLVEHADGAVKKVTSELITAARVLGEPSAVVVAAPGTAAKLADDLKAAGAAKIYVAESDEVDKVLITPYVDVLAALVEEVTPAGVLVAANADGKEIAGRLAARIGSGLLVDVIEVKEGAKGIHSIFGGAFTVEAEVTSDTPVITLRPGSVDAEPVAGAGEQVTVEVPAAAENATKITAREPVVAGDRPELTEASVVVAGGRGVGSAEKFGVVEELADSLGGAVGASRAAVDSGYYPGQFQVGQTGKTVSPQLYIALGISGAIQHRAGMQTSKTIIAVNKDEEAPIFEIADLGVVGDLFNVTPQLTEAIKKRKG
- a CDS encoding electron transfer flavoprotein subunit beta/FixA family protein, producing the protein MTNIVVLIKQVPDTWSERKLSEGDWTLDREAADAVLDEINERAVEEALLIKEKEGGDSSVTVLTAGPERATEAIRKALSMGADKAVHLKDDGLHGSDVVQTAWALARALGTVEGVELVIAGNEATDGVGGAVPAIIAEYLGLPQLTHVRKLTVDGDKITGERETDDGVFTLEATLPAIVSVNEKINEPRFPSFKGIMAAKKKEVTTLTLAEIGVEADEVGVANAGSRVLSAAPKPPKTAGEKVTDEGEGGSKIAEYLVAQKLI
- a CDS encoding class I SAM-dependent methyltransferase, with product MSSFVTDGAGRNAATGTGSTPDAGLALTGERTVPGLDIENYWFRRHEVVYQRLTNRCVGRDVLEAGFGEGYGADLLAGVARSVIGVDYDESAVTHVRARYPRVQALQGNLAALPLADASVDVVVNFQVIEHLWDQSQFVGECSRVLRPGGLLLMSTPNRITFSPGRDTPINPFHTRELDAAELTELLVSGGFEMEAMHGVFHGSRLRELDAKHGGSIIDAQIERALADAPWPAELLADVADVAADDFDLLDARECDIDASLDLVAIAVRR